From one Candidatus Chlorobium masyuteum genomic stretch:
- the lpxK gene encoding tetraacyldisaccharide 4'-kinase, with product MHNPLSILLRPVALLYGSIMQLRNALFERTCFNRWSSPIPVVSIGNLTAGGTGKTPLVDWIVKYYLSIGCKPAIISRGYRRESKGVKLVSDGNRVLLGSREAGDETTMLAWNNPDAIVIVGEKRKAAVTWMIRHFSRRVPSVIILDDAFQHRQIGRELDIAIINASEPYFKARMLPEGRLREPLKNIARADLILLNKISDHEEAEILKKELEKTGRPVIKARIKTGDLVCLSGEFISSDEAPLPESLNALAFAGIASPGSFLESLKSKGITVSAHHFFKDHEPFTAKKLQSIRREADEKGLCLITTEKDYFRLLGSPELISIITARPSYYLKIETDIFEGKEILQKMLREAAGIK from the coding sequence ATGCATAACCCGCTCTCCATACTTCTCCGTCCCGTCGCTCTCCTCTATGGCTCCATCATGCAACTGCGCAATGCACTCTTCGAGCGAACGTGCTTCAACCGATGGAGCTCCCCGATTCCGGTTGTCTCAATCGGCAACCTTACGGCAGGAGGAACAGGCAAAACTCCGCTCGTTGACTGGATTGTCAAATACTACCTCTCAATCGGCTGTAAACCGGCAATCATCTCGCGTGGTTACCGGCGGGAGTCAAAAGGGGTAAAACTGGTTTCAGACGGCAACAGAGTTCTGCTCGGCAGCAGGGAGGCCGGAGATGAAACAACAATGCTTGCATGGAACAATCCCGATGCCATAGTCATTGTTGGCGAAAAACGAAAGGCTGCTGTAACCTGGATGATCAGGCACTTTTCACGAAGAGTTCCCTCGGTCATCATTCTTGACGATGCATTCCAGCACCGTCAGATCGGCCGGGAGCTTGACATCGCCATTATCAATGCCTCTGAACCCTATTTCAAGGCCAGAATGCTGCCCGAAGGCAGATTGAGAGAACCCCTGAAAAATATTGCAAGAGCCGACCTGATTCTGCTCAACAAAATCAGTGACCATGAAGAGGCCGAAATCCTGAAAAAAGAGCTGGAAAAAACCGGAAGGCCGGTTATAAAAGCCCGTATCAAAACCGGAGACCTTGTCTGCCTTTCAGGGGAATTCATCTCTTCAGATGAGGCCCCTCTGCCGGAAAGCCTTAACGCCCTTGCCTTTGCCGGCATCGCTTCGCCCGGCAGCTTTCTGGAAAGTCTTAAATCAAAGGGAATAACCGTCTCGGCTCACCATTTTTTCAAGGATCACGAGCCGTTCACTGCAAAAAAACTTCAGTCAATACGGCGTGAAGCCGATGAAAAGGGGCTGTGTCTGATTACAACCGAAAAAGACTACTTCCGTCTGCTCGGAAGTCCGGAACTGATCAGCATCATAACCGCAAGACCCAGTTACTACCTCAAAATAGAAACCGACATCTTTGAAGGCAAAGAGATACTCCAAAAAATGCTGCGAGAAGCCGCCGGGATTAAATAG
- a CDS encoding hydrolase: MITPKETLLLLIDVQGRLAKGVFEAAKVEGTLSRLIRACQVLEVPVLVTEQYPGGLGHTIESLMELLPGNVPVEKLAFSCCGSPEFMHRLRSFNRNDILVAGIETHVCVYQTAVELIEFGYNVHLVTDAVSSRTEENKNLGIRCIEKAGASLTSSEMALFELLRVAEGDIFKAVSKIVKE, encoded by the coding sequence ATGATTACTCCAAAGGAGACGCTGCTTCTGCTTATTGATGTACAGGGCCGACTGGCAAAGGGTGTATTTGAAGCGGCAAAGGTTGAGGGCACGCTCAGCCGCCTTATACGGGCTTGTCAGGTGCTTGAGGTGCCGGTTCTGGTAACCGAACAGTATCCCGGGGGGCTGGGCCATACCATTGAGTCTTTGATGGAGCTGCTGCCCGGAAATGTTCCCGTTGAGAAGCTTGCGTTCAGCTGTTGCGGCAGCCCGGAGTTCATGCACCGGCTCCGTTCATTCAACCGCAATGATATTCTTGTTGCCGGCATTGAGACCCATGTCTGCGTCTACCAGACAGCGGTTGAACTGATCGAGTTCGGTTATAATGTTCATCTGGTGACCGATGCCGTTTCATCAAGAACTGAAGAGAACAAAAATCTCGGAATTCGCTGTATTGAAAAGGCCGGCGCCTCCCTTACCAGCAGTGAAATGGCTCTCTTTGAGCTGCTGCGGGTGGCTGAAGGCGATATATTCAAGGCGGTTTCGAAGATCGTGAAAGAGTGA
- a CDS encoding methyltransferase family protein — MKSGPINNKPPEERELPRGKKGEYLVMLQLILMTGFIVLPVYPQLSGLELFKSLAFIRWTILSLFTGYALLLVALGLFSIRKSLTPLPYPTENNQLVTTGIYHVVRHPLYSGVLFAAFGWSAFQMSLSHLFMTGIGLFFFDYKAAQEERWLSIRHPEYNSYRHRVKKFIPWIY; from the coding sequence ATGAAGAGCGGTCCCATAAATAATAAACCCCCGGAAGAGCGGGAATTGCCCCGTGGCAAAAAGGGCGAATATCTGGTCATGCTTCAGCTCATTCTGATGACGGGCTTTATTGTTCTACCGGTCTATCCGCAACTTTCCGGCCTCGAACTGTTCAAATCGCTTGCGTTCATCAGATGGACAATACTCTCACTCTTCACCGGATATGCACTCCTATTGGTCGCACTTGGTTTATTCTCCATCAGAAAATCGCTTACGCCACTCCCCTATCCGACAGAGAACAATCAACTCGTCACTACGGGAATTTATCATGTCGTACGGCATCCCCTTTACAGCGGCGTGCTTTTTGCAGCCTTCGGATGGAGTGCTTTCCAGATGAGCCTCTCCCATCTTTTCATGACCGGTATCGGCTTGTTCTTCTTTGACTACAAGGCTGCACAGGAAGAGCGCTGGCTCAGTATACGCCATCCTGAATATAATAGTTACAGGCATCGTGTAAAAAAATTCATCCCGTGGATATACTGA